The genome window TGGAGCCCCAGCTTCAGTGCGAGGCCGCTGTGTTGTCTGGATCAACTGGAGTGGTCGATAGTCACGGCTTGATGCTTTCATTGTTGGGCGGTTTTGAGGATGCTGGCGGCATGGTGGCCTATCAATCCCCTCTAGTCAGCGCCAAGCCGATTGGTGCAAATGCTGAGGGTGGGTTTGAGCTAGAGATTGGTGGCGCTGATGGGATGCGCATTCAAACCAAGCTCCTCATTAACTGCGCGGGTTTGAGTGCCCCCGCATTGGCCCAGCGTATAGAGGGTTTGCCAAAGGAGCTCATTCCAAAAGCGTATTTTGCAAAAGGTAATTACTTCTCCTTATCTGGTAAATCCCCCTTTAGCCATTTGATTTATCCCATTCCAGAGCCAGGCGGCTTGGGCGTTCATCTCACCTTGGATATGGGGGGTCAGGCAAAGTTTGGTCCCGATGTGGAGTGGCTTGATATTGAAGAAGAGGGGCAAATTAGTTACACGGTTGATCCTCAGCGCGGAGAGGGCTTTTATGCCGCAGTAAGAGAGTACTGGCCAGGTCTAAAAGATGGGGCGTTGCAGGCCGACTATTCGGGGGTGAGGGCCAAAATTGTTCCTCCGAATGCTCCAGCCGGCGACTTCTGTTTCGACGGACCCCGGCAGCATCAGCTTCAAGGATTGTTTAACCTTTATGGCTTTGAATCCCCTGGGCTGACCTCCTGCTTGGCTATAGCGAAGCATTTAGAGACCCAAATCAAAAGTTCTTTATAATCTAGGACTCAAATCGCAAGGAAGAGTGGCAGAGCGGTTGAATGCACCAGTCTTGAAAACTGGCGAGGATGAAAGTCCTCCGTGAGTTCGAATCTCACCTCTTCCGCCAAATTAAAAACCCCAGCAAGGAAACTTACTGGGGTTTTGTCTTTTAAGGGGTCAAACCCCTTTGTCGATATTACTTCTTAGCAGCTGGTGCGCTTACTACTGCAGCAATCGCTTCGGCATAAACAACTTTTACTTGATCATTTACGGCGATATCTTTCAAGAGGTCAGCATTCTTCACTTTTACCTTGAAGATATTTCCTTGAGGACCTTTTAAAGAAACGATACTTTTTGCTGTATCAATTGCTTCAACATTCGCTACTGCAGTAACAACATTCGTTGTAACCATGCCAGGCTTG of Polynucleobacter sp. AP-Nino-20-G2 contains these proteins:
- a CDS encoding NAD(P)/FAD-dependent oxidoreductase, with protein sequence MEQVDCVVVGAGVVGLAVAREMALQGRETILLEREDSFGTISSARNSEVIHAGIYYPKDSLKAKLCVEGSRLLYEYCRSHQVSTKPYGKLIVAKDASQLDDLQAILYKAQNNQVPDIKMISGAQAKTLEPQLQCEAAVLSGSTGVVDSHGLMLSLLGGFEDAGGMVAYQSPLVSAKPIGANAEGGFELEIGGADGMRIQTKLLINCAGLSAPALAQRIEGLPKELIPKAYFAKGNYFSLSGKSPFSHLIYPIPEPGGLGVHLTLDMGGQAKFGPDVEWLDIEEEGQISYTVDPQRGEGFYAAVREYWPGLKDGALQADYSGVRAKIVPPNAPAGDFCFDGPRQHQLQGLFNLYGFESPGLTSCLAIAKHLETQIKSSL